Genomic window (Penaeus vannamei isolate JL-2024 chromosome 22, ASM4276789v1, whole genome shotgun sequence):
TACGGATTATAGAAAGACATGAATGCatagatgtatgcacacacgcacacgcacacgcacacgcacacgcacacgcacacgcacacgcacacgtacacgcacacgcacacgcacacgcacacgcacacgcacacgcacacacacacgcacacacacacacacacacacacacacacacacacacacacacacacacacacacacacacacacacacacacacacacatgtaaatatgtatatatgtacatatatatgtgtgtatatatacttatgtttatattatatatatatacatacttacacatcatacatatatgtgcgtatgtctgtctgtatatatatatatatatatatatatatatatatatatatatatatatatgtctgtatgtgtgtgtatgtgtctgtatatgtatatatatgtatagcgtatatgtatatatgaaatatatatatatatatatatatatatatatatatatatatatatatgtgtgtgtatgtatgtatataagtagatagatagatagatagatagatagacagatagattgatacatacatagataaatagatatagatatagatatatatagatgtgtatacatatatatacacacacatgtatctatattcatatatatatatatatatatatatatatatatacatatatatatatacatatatatatacatatatatatatatatatattatatatatatatatatatatatatatatatatatatatatatatatatatatatatatatatatatatgtgtgtgtgtgtgtgtgtgtgtgtgtgtgtgtgtgtgtgtgtgtgtgtgttgtgtgtgtgtatgtgtatgtgtgtgtgcacatatatcccTTATATAAGTGATTGTGAATTTGTGTGTctgaaataaacatttatatgtaaaagCATTAAACTAAAAATAGAAGTATGAACATATAGgtgcctgaatatatatatatatatatatatatatatatatatatatatatatatatatatatgtatgtatgtatgtatttatatatatatgtatgtatgtatatgtatatatatatatacatatatatatatatatatatatatatatatacatatatatatatatatatatatatatatatatatatatatatatatatatatgcatatacatacatatatatatatatatatatatatatatatatatatatatatatatatatatatatatatattatatatttatatatttatttatatatatatatatatatatatatatatatatatatatatatatatatatatatacatatatagacataaatatgcatatacttacaagAAGTTATGTTATTAGGAGAGCGGCAGCATCGTCTGCATCGCGGCCTCTTCAGCTGACTACCGAATCGTATTGGTGCTTGACGTATTATTGACGTGTATCCCAAAGCATGGTAatttataatagaaaaaatatatatatttatgaacttgAGCTTTAATAAAAATTTCTCCTCTTACGGTAGTTTCCTTGGGCTCCCTCGGATCCGATCTGCAGACTTAGATACAAACTAATGTAGATCAGTTCTTTTTCATCAAAGGAGACACGTGACtgggagaagaacgagagaaacagacataaacgACAAAGGGGATTTgggatattacaattattattcattcacaACCTGggcaaacagataagaaaaaaaaaatacaattattaGTGTAGCCAAGGGACAGGAGGGGAAACCCAGGGGTATTTTCATGGCACAGATGGGTATGAAGATCAAATCAATGGTGGGCATTAAGGCACTATATAGTCGCTGGTGCACTCATGGTGTCAAATGAAACCGTATATACAAAAGTAAAGTGCATTGTAATTactgagtggggggtgggggggtgggggtggggggttgatgggCACGTTtcctaccgcccccccctccccccctcgcaacTAGGCCGCTGAAACCAATGCTGCAAAAAGACGAGATTGAGAACAGCAGTGAGAAGGAAATggtaaagggaaaataaaggattTTTCCCCCCCAGAaatgtcttatctatctatctctgtctatctacctatctacctacctatctctctatctacttacctacctaactatctatctatatatgtatatacaagtataaaaaagagaaaaggaaaatatgaaaaagaaaaaaagggaaacaaatatataaatttatacttctctctctctctctctctctatctatctatcattatgtgtgtgtatatatatatgtatgtgtgtgtgtgtgtgtgtgtgtgtgtgtgtgtgtgtgtgtgtgtgtgtgagtgtatatatatatatatatatatatatatatatatatatatatacacacacatacatacatacatacatacatatatatatatatatacatacatacatacatacttacatatatatatatatatatatatatatatatatatatatatatatatgtgtgtgtgtgtgtgtgtgtgtgtgtgtgtgtgtgtgtatatatatatatatatatatatatatatatatatatatacatatatacatatacatatatatatacgtacgtatatatgacTTTCAGCAAAAGATATCCCAACAAATACAGTATTTTTGCGCTTCGTCAGTATCCGGTCAGCGCGTTTTAGATCTATTAAAAAAATGTTTAGGATTTGTTCAAAAATTATTTGGTGAAAATTGTAATAGgttgtaatgataaaacaatgatgatgatgctaatgttagtaatgatatcaatgataatgatgataatgataacaactatgaggataatgatgataacaatgataatgatcattgttataatgataatgataactataataacaattatgataataatgatagaaataataatatcaataacaataggaataacaatgataataacagtgatgaaaatagtaatagtactgataacaataaaaatgatgaaaatgacaaaaatgataatattaacaagacaaaaaatggaataaagaaaactGTGTAATTAATAAAGATATATTGGCTGCTGttaagaaaataaatcataaactaCCTCCAATTACTTTTAAAATATAGAACATAAAATGCAAGATACTACCAtactggaaacagaaaaaaatcataccaGACAGAAAGCAAAATAGACCTAAACACCACACGCGATGCCAAGAAAGTGAAAAACAAGCCACAAAAAGTTGCACATACCCTCAGTGCACAAAAAGGAACTCCattatttgaataaataaattacactTGGAATATTCAAATCTCAGGAAAACAAATACTGAAAAACGTTAATCAAAACATGCAGCTTCGGCGAGGAATACGAGAGTCTTAATGGCACCGATTAGAGTGGAAAAGTGCTTGTTTAGAATCTAGAATTGGTAGCGTTATTTTGGATTGTAGGCCGTGAAATCAACACACTAATATTCCTCTAATGTTTTTTTGCCCGTGTGCgcgcctatgtgtgtgtttgtgagttagATATGGAGTCTCAGGAATCAGGATTTTTCGTATGTCATGTGTAAAGCGAATAAGGTGAGACAATATTGGGGATAGATCCTGTATGCACAGTCACTActtcctgtttttctctgtctctcctgcaTCTCCTTTGGTAGGCGTGGTCaggaagagatgagggatggACGAAGAGAGTCAAGGACAAAATGTTTATTTTtgacatggatgtatatacatatttatgtatgtatatagatagatagatagatagatagatagatagatagatagatagatagatagatagatagatagatagacagacagatagatagatagatagatagatagatagatagatagatagatagatagatagatagatagatagatagatagatagatagatagatagatagatagatagatagatagattgattgattgatagatagatagacagatagatagatagatacacacacatacatagaagtcGAGATTAATATTGATTCGAtatttaaaagatgcattggttaaaattgtaaagatgtatggatCCCATCGAAGCATTTCTTATAAAAAAATTAAGACATATCaacatagcaaaatttagtgttggaGTTTAACAGAGTGAGTAAATAAcaactaataattgataataataatctattaaTGGTTGGTTTCCATAAACTGTCAATTCACTGGGGAAAGGACTAAGCAGTTTTACTCCATCAGATAGTCTTGACTTCGCATGAAGAACAGATATGTAAACAATGGGTATGAAAAATCTTGTTTTGCCCGAAAACTGAAaactgtaatgcttgataagtgaattaacataattatggaatccgtgtgtattgaattgtgattACTGAGACGAGTTTTGACTTTCTCCTCGAAttcggagagaaggaaaggttggaAGGTGAAGCCACGCCTCCCGCCCTGTAACACGAGTCACTGTTAGAAAATAgtcatttgttgattttttcgGGGGTTCGTGGATCCAGCAATGAAATTAGTGGAAGGAGACAGTTCTGATTGTACCAAGGAAGGAATTGGGAGTGGAATGAAAGATCAGAGTTAAGTGTAGGAAAAGGAAATCgagaaagaagggatagatgATTATCCAATGTCTTAACTAATAATGGAgggttattataatcactgtaaTGACCATTGATATCTAATTAGAAGGTAAAAGAGTTCACATTAGACTTAAATTCCCTTTGTAGAAGATAATATTTGGTTTTCTTATAAAGCTTATCGTTAATATTCATGAACCCATCATAATATAtcatctgtttatcattatttgttcatAGAATAAAACATCATCAATTAAAATGTTTCTGTGTCGTAGCTTTGGCACACACTCGGCAGGGGAGTGAATTCAGTCCACCTCAAGAACCTTTAGACTGTTAAAGCATGATACTCATATTATTGTTTTTCAGGTTTCCTTCAAATCCAAAATTCCGGGTGGcggcggcgcgcgcgcgcgcacacacacacacacacacacacacacacacacacacacacacacacacacacacacacacacacacacatatatatatatatatatatatatatatatatatatatataatggagatGCGTAATGTTACAGGAAATGTATAACGTTAATCAAGTTTCAAGGTCATGTCACGGGAAAGAGATTTTGAAAGTATTGTGTGCTCTttgctattttgataattttcCCGGCATATTGACAGCAGTAACagtatagatatagtatattgTATTTTAAAATATTGTGATACTAGTGTCACTGTTGGGATGCTGTtttctacacatatacatgcacacacacacacatatataatctatctatccatctatctatctatctatctatctatctatctatctatctatctatctatctatccatatatctatctatctatctatctatctatctatccatctatctatctatctatctatctatctatctatctatctatctatctatccatctatctatctatctatctatctatctatctatccatctatctatctatctatctatctatctatctatctatctatctatctatctatctatccatctatctatctatctatctatctatctatctatctatctatctatctatctatccatccatccatccatccatccatccatccatccatccatccatccatctatctatctatctatctatctatctatctatccatccatccatctatctatctatctatctatctatccatctatctatctatctatctatctatctatctatctatctatctatctatctatccatccatccatccatccatccatccatccatccatccatccatccatctatccatctatctatctatctatctatctatccatatatctatctatctatctatctatctatctatccatctatctatctatctatctatctatctatctatctatctatctatctatccatctatccatctatctatctatctatctatctatccatctatctatctatctatctatctatctatctatctatctatctatcNNNNNNNNNNNNNNNNNNNNNNNNNNNNNNNNNNNNNNNNNNNNNNNNNNNNNNNNNNNNNNNNNNNNNNNNNNNNNNNNNNNNNNNNNNNNNNNNNNNNNNNNNNNNNNNNNNNNNNNNNNNNNNNNNNNNNNNNNNNNNNNNNNNNNNNNNNNNNNNNNNNNNNNNNNNNNNNNNNNNNNNNNNNNNNNNNNNNNNNNNNNNNNNNNNNNNNNNNNNNNNNNNNNNNNNNNNNNNNNNNNNNNNNNNNNNNNNNNNNNNNNNNNNNNNNNNNNNNNNNNNNNNNNNNNNNNNNNNNNNNNNNNNNNNNNNNNNNNNNNNNNNNNNNNNNNNNNNNNNNNNNNNNNNNNNNNNNNNNNNNNNNNNNNNNNNNNNNNNNNNNNNNNNNNNNNNNNNNNNNNNNNNNNNNNNNNNNNNNNNNNNNNNNNNNNNNNNNNNNNNNNNNNNNNNNNNNNNNNNNNNNNNNNNNNNNNNNNNNNNNNNNNNNNNNNNNNNNNNNNTGTCTTTGTTAGCGTGACAAAGGAGATATTTGTAAATTTAAGGTGATGCTGTATAAAGCAtttgaaagaataagaaaaaataagttatCTTCTAATCAATTGCAGAACTAGTCCACTGTGGTGTCATTCTGAATGGATCGGAGACGTTGGAAGAAGCAGGGATCACCTCTGGTGCTATGATTCACTGTCTTCCCAAAAAAGGTTAGTTGGCCTCTTCATCAGGATTGGCTGAGATTTGAAGCAATATCCAGCTTCttcatcttttgttttttccattttttagaaATGTAACTGTTCCTTCATTGTGGCTGGGTACCTTTTCTACTGTCACAATACCTCTCATTGTAGTGgctgtgttaatttttttttattcttaaataaGTTAGAGGTATTTAGGATATGTAAGTAAattcagtgtatgtatgtgttgtttaTGGTAATATAATGTAAGAAATAATGTAGCTTTATTAAATATGTTGTTCTTTCTTTAAATGGTTGTGGTTTAGTTTATATTGCACATAATTATTGTATATACTGCAATCACTTGAACCTCACGAGAAAGAAGTGTCAGTTCTGATGTCTTTGCAGCTCCAGATATCTCTCCTATGTGAATGACCTATATAGTTACTCAGAGTTTCTtgaatttaattttcatttagtTGTGATAATTCATGTATGAATGAAAGCATGTCATTTAAATTATGTTACTTTTCTCATAAGATACATTGATTCactataattatgttttttttgcaTTTCAGAGGATCCTGTAACTGTAGCTGTCCCGTTAAGTCTCCCCGAAGTGCAGACATTATTAGTGTCTCTGAGAAACGTTGCTGCTCACCCAAATTTCCGTGCTTTTATACAAGTAGGGATTTTgtgttttccctttcttcaccATCTTGCTATCTTTCGctgtttttcatatattcatgtatttgtttttattgatactgATTCTCAAGAtgtaaagatttatttatttttttttttatttttaataaaagTGTGTATGTGATGAGTATTCAGGTTTGGAGAATTGAATTGATTTTGATTGTTTCTGTTTGAacataaattattgttattgctactattgaaACTTTATGTATAGCTTATGTAACAGTGTGTAATAAGAAATTACTTATTCagtgtaaataaagaaaaaaaacttgcttCTGACCACTTTGTATTTGATGGCAAAAATATCTGATGGATTTAGAGCTGTTTTTTGCAATTTATAGACCAGTACTAAAATCTTGTCCACTATAGTGAGAACTGGCCATAATTCTCCTTACTCAGTGCAAGAAATAATAGCATATGTCCATAATTCAGAAACTGCGAACTCCAGAGATGGTGGAGAAGGTGCTCTCGTCGTGTCCAATTGCTCGTAGTGATCCATCAGCTCTCTCCATGCTTCAAGACCCTGAGCTGTTTATGGGACTCACCAATCCAGATAACTTAAGCAAGTAAGTGGTAGTGAGAAGTCATATGAAGTGAATTTTACAGTGATATAGTTGTTATTGATGCTGGATTATATATCCTCTTTTAAAGGACATAGCCATATGATGTGATTCTGTATTCTGGCATGTCAGTAGACTACAGCTATTATGGGtgtatttattctatattttatttgcagtctaaaagaaacaaagaaagaaaatcattgaACTTCATTAACCATTGAATATATTTAGTTTATATGTATACTAAAAAGCACAACAAATCAAGTAACAGGATAAAAAATCTATTATCTCTACATGAAAAGGGTCGTAGATAGTAATCCTGCGGTGGGAAGGGTGGCAGAGTATGTGACATCTCTCATGACGTCTGACACCACTTCGCCTCGACGGTCACATCATGTCTCGTACTCTATGGATGCTCTCTCTGATGACGAGGAAATGGATGCTGAGCAGGtttgattattaatgttaatgttggtATTGTTAGGTATTTTCTGATCCTTTTTTAGAATTTTGTTTTagaatattcctcctcctcctcattctcttccataTCTTCATCCTGGTCCTGCTCGTGATCTTCATCGTCCCCCTTGCCTTTATCGACATCCTTGTCATgaacctcattctctccctctccctctccctctccctctccctctccctctccctctccctctccctctccctctccctctccctctccctctccctctccctctccctctccctctccctctccgtctccctctccctctccctcttcttctctccctctctctctctctctctctctctctctctctctctctctctctctccctctccctctccctctccctctccctctccctctccctctccctccctgttataTATTCTTTGTATTCTAATTTATAGAAGCAGCTTTAATGAGATATTCATAATAAGTGAACTATAAAAGCATTTGTACAAGAcacctgttttttttattcccttttacaCAGTCTGCTTTGTATGAGTAATTAACAGCAAATAGTTTTTTTCAGATACTTTCAGTGATtaaacttttttatttactttcagtCCGGAGACTCAGCAGGTGGCAGTCGCAACAGTGGGTCAGTGGCCTTCCAGCCTATTACACCAGCACAGTTAGCAGCAGCTCTTGCCAGTGCTACAGgtaagcgaaagggagagagaaagagaatagaggagaaaagggaagacggatttggagagggagagggatggggattgggaaagaaagaagggtttGAAATGttgaggaaggatggaaaggagagcaagaaggcaatggagcgagagcaagagtaggagaaggagaaatgaagaagtaAGACCGTAAATACCAGGTCGTCAGGATGTGAAACTGATGGAGATTGATTAATGGTGTGAGTGGTATTAGAAAGGTGTTTTAAAGATTCAAAACAATCTTATGGTTTTGGGGTTTGAAATAGATAAATGTTGATTCACACATTGCCAAGCATTCATTTTGGCTATGGCTGATTTTAGTGTTAATCCCTAGTTTTATGAATTGGTATAAGGATTATATCTGATAAATGTTCAAAGATATTATTAAAATTTTGTTGTTAGACCTGATTAATTAGACTTTCAGGTTTGCTTTTTAATTTCACTAGAAAGTGTCTCCTCTTACATTTGAAAACTAATTTTAAAactatgtgtctgtgtttttaaaAATTTCTGTCATAAATATTTGctattttgtgaattagtattggtattgtttttccatttttatccctGTTTAAACCATTTCTCGTGTGGATTTACATTGTCAATAGTATTTCTTAAATCAGAATTTAGAATACAAGTGATAATATCTATTTTAAAAGTTACTTCCAAAAGTTACTTCCAGTATCTGTAAGTTTAGGAGAGTTTGTTTTGCAGTTTGGCTGTAAATGTTAAAGTTACAACTGATATGGAAATGAAAATTGTAAGGTCTCTTAGAATATGCAAATGGAATATTATATTAAATGGGATGCATAACTTTcataattctgattttttttttttgcaagttggAGGTAATAGGTTGATATTGTAGAAATAAGGGTAGGATTCAACTGATTCAAACTTTTTGACCATGTAGAACAGCAGTCGTAGATAGTTAAGGTATAATCCCCTTCACTTCCAAATTTACCTCAAATTTGGTCTGTGTATGAACTGCTAGTTACAAAAATTATGTTTGAAAGATGTGTTTCACTATGTGTATAGGCATGCACcctatttgtatttgtgtgtgatttgGATAGAAAACTTGAAGCTAGCAGTACATAAATGGGTAACTTGGTGAACTTGGAAGTGGAGGAGACTGTACAAGGTTTCCAGTATCGTCAATTTGATCTCCAATGTTACGAGAAGGAAGATATGAGAAGGAGCCCCGTTGAAGGACTTTTTTCGGGTATTTTAGAAAGTAGGAGATGGTATAACTAGTTTTACAGCCCTCGTTTTAGATCACCAATGTAGGAGAGATTCAACGTGCTTTgaagcttttatatatatttttatattcctcATTAACTAGTTAATTTCATGTCATGTTTATGTAGAATTACAATTAATCCGCCAGTCTTAATGATATTGTGCATGGTTATTACTTCACAGTAATCAGAGAATAATATCCTTTGCATAATGGTATCCTAGAAGATAccagtccccccccacccccttctctccttattcATTGTAGTCATGTTGTGAAACACTGTAAAAAGTCTCTAAGTAACTCAAATTAGTTGTGGTTTTAGAAAAGTAgatactttctttttttgtcgttctttCCTCTGTGAAAACCCTTCCCCGGAGTACTTCACTTATTGCTAATGCTGATGAAAAATGCCTTGAAGAAAAAGTGACTCTTGTTGAACATTCCTTAAACAACCAGAATAGGATGGAATTCAAATGGACGGTGTTCCAGCATTTTTATTCTATATCATTTCACATTATATGATAAATTATTCCACAAAGTAGGATATAGAAAACATATCACTTTTTTGATTCTCATTAAAGTTGAGTTTGAATTCAATATTTCTTTTAAAGGTTCCATTACCACTGACTCGAAATATTTTTAGGGGATGAGTAGTAAAAGGAAAGtttggaaaaaaatgaggaatagtACTATGAAAACaaagcataaaaaaggaaaatagcttAAGAGATCAGAATTGAAAGAGACTGAGATATTCTAAGAAACAGAATAGGCATCCCTTGCTATATCATCAGGATGTGTCCTTCAAAAATTGATCTTAAATTGTGACCTCATTATAGCATAGGTTTAATGTGGGTGTTTTTGGCCACTCAAACACAGTAAAGAATCACTTGTACTGAAGCAGCTCAGCTTACTCAAGAACACATATTTGTAATAGATATATAACTCATTGGATGTGGGTGACTGGCTGCTTGCACATGGCCCAAAATTAGGGCATGAGGCTTACTAGAGTGGTGGCGTTTAGGGGTGTGGCTTGTAGACCTGGCCCACATGTACACTCGTGTGCAGTGACAAGACTTCttgcctcccccctttttctgtgtatatatatatttttttgctatttgccAAGGTCTGTATCAATTGATGTGCTGTATCAAAACGGTAATAGACAGTTGTTGCACAGActtcatatcatctctctaggtagtc
Coding sequences:
- the LOC138865705 gene encoding ubiquitin-like protein 7 (The sequence of the model RefSeq protein was modified relative to this genomic sequence to represent the inferred CDS: added 142 bases not found in genome assembly), which translates into the protein MATVYLGLRLHSSKLEKITLNNVSLSDTVDSIKQTAASKGKTSADKIELVHCGVILNGSETLEEAGITSGAMIHCLPKKEDPVTVAVPLSLPEVQTLLVSLRNVAAHPNFRAFIQKLRTPEMVEKVLSSCPIARSDPSALSMLQDPELFMGLTNPDNLSKVVDSNPAVGRVAEYVTSLMTSDTTSPRRSHHVSYSMDALSDDEEMDAEQSGDSAGGSRNSGSVAFQPITPAQLAAALASATGSSSGNNGSNTRLPTSAPRSIPTTPSAATTTPFNTPAPSAGASAGPGPITHEMFSTALQNALAASASRASVPSSSSSSSSVPPSASVQIPNLDENLQLMREMGILDEDLSRQALQATNGDVQAAVNLIFAQWMADD